A region from the Sandaracinus amylolyticus genome encodes:
- a CDS encoding DUF2126 domain-containing protein produces MRVRLRHETRYTYPRPALLGPHLVRLHPAAHARADLLTYQLGIEPAHELRWQQDPSGNRVARVTFPSGRGADHLSIVVECALEIRPVNPFDFFVDDDAKEIPFVYAPGLAAELAPYRAQRELGPRTRAFVESLAPRGYVTEWLVELNRRVSSEVRYVIRDEAGIQTSEETLTVGRGSCRDSAVLLVDALRARGLAARFVSGYLVQLADEGDIPEEQRGVSHDVVDLHAWAEVFVPGAGWVGLDGTSGLLCGEGHVPLACTADPFLAAPVEGTASEPGAISFSMEIARIGHEPSPKRPYTEDQWTALVACGHRVDDALARRGITLTMGGEPTFVSREHVKEPEWNTTALGETKWTHGVALARELATRFGGAVSSDATPGARSGVLVMQRMGKHYPGESLPRWAIDLIWRRDGQPIWRDLRRLAFPGKEKPNVEIGDAQADTLARAIARRLGIATTPVAGYEDPWIHAVQEENLPDDVDPLTASLRDPEARRTLARVLGRGLDHVVGYAVPIGREGERWVTSKWSFRRGAMFLVPGDSPMGLRLPLDRLPGSPPPSFEKDPTTLGASFVPRMQRPGDIRPVHTLATDGILRTALVTEVRDGVMHVFVPPLPSADDFLELVAIIEDASVETGLPVRVEGYAPPHDPRLRTCAVTPDPGVLEVNVPFTDRFGEYVSTMETIADAARHAGLTTMKLQLDGRESGTGGGHHLTLGGPTPNDSPFLRRPDLLASLLRYLQAHPSLSYLFTGLFVGPTSQAPRIDEARHESLYELELALARIPRHGSSDTLPPPWLVDRLLRNILIDVSGNTHRTELSIDKLWDPVSPSGRLGLVELRAFEMPPHERMAVAQMLLVRGVMSMLAASPWEKPLVRWGSELHDRFMLPHYLWRDLEDVLADLERSGVTMDGAWFRPFLELRCPTLGTLQTGDVSLELRAAIEPWPVLGDESVAGGTARHVDSSLERVEVRVDGLVEGRHAVMVNGLMLPLRATGRAAERVAGVRFRAWQPPFCLQPTIGVHHPLRFDVVDLWARRSLGACTYHVWHPEGRAYDEPPLTLAEAAARRAARFTTLGHAPYPVVPIETKAHPDQPFTLDLRRYPVDRRVNGG; encoded by the coding sequence ATGCGCGTCCGCCTCCGCCACGAGACCCGATACACGTATCCGCGTCCCGCGCTGCTCGGGCCCCACCTCGTCCGCCTGCATCCCGCCGCGCACGCGCGCGCCGATCTGCTGACGTACCAGCTCGGCATCGAGCCCGCGCACGAGCTGCGGTGGCAGCAGGACCCCTCGGGCAACCGCGTCGCGCGCGTGACGTTCCCGTCGGGGCGCGGCGCCGATCACCTCTCGATCGTCGTCGAGTGCGCGCTCGAGATCCGTCCCGTCAATCCGTTCGACTTCTTCGTCGACGACGACGCGAAGGAGATCCCGTTCGTCTACGCGCCGGGCCTCGCCGCGGAGCTCGCGCCCTACCGCGCGCAGCGCGAGCTCGGACCGCGCACCCGCGCGTTCGTCGAGTCGCTCGCGCCGCGCGGCTACGTGACCGAGTGGCTCGTCGAGCTCAATCGTCGCGTGTCGAGCGAGGTCCGCTACGTCATCCGCGACGAGGCCGGGATCCAGACGAGCGAGGAGACGCTCACGGTCGGTCGCGGCAGCTGTCGCGACAGCGCGGTGCTGCTCGTCGACGCGCTGCGCGCGCGGGGTCTCGCGGCGCGCTTCGTGAGCGGGTACCTCGTGCAGCTCGCGGACGAGGGCGACATCCCCGAGGAGCAGCGCGGCGTCTCGCACGACGTCGTCGATCTGCACGCGTGGGCCGAGGTGTTCGTACCCGGCGCGGGCTGGGTCGGGCTCGACGGCACGAGCGGTCTGCTCTGCGGCGAAGGCCACGTGCCGCTCGCGTGCACCGCGGATCCGTTCCTCGCCGCGCCGGTCGAGGGCACTGCGAGCGAGCCGGGCGCGATCTCGTTCTCGATGGAGATCGCGCGCATCGGGCACGAGCCGAGCCCGAAGCGCCCGTACACCGAGGACCAGTGGACGGCGCTGGTCGCGTGCGGGCATCGCGTCGACGACGCGCTCGCGCGGCGCGGCATCACGCTCACGATGGGCGGCGAGCCGACGTTCGTCTCGCGCGAGCACGTGAAGGAGCCCGAGTGGAACACCACCGCGCTCGGCGAGACGAAGTGGACGCACGGCGTCGCGCTCGCGCGCGAGCTCGCGACGCGCTTCGGCGGCGCTGTCTCCTCGGACGCGACACCGGGCGCGCGCAGCGGCGTGCTCGTGATGCAGCGCATGGGCAAGCACTACCCGGGTGAGAGCCTTCCGCGCTGGGCGATCGATCTCATCTGGCGCCGCGACGGACAGCCGATCTGGCGCGACCTCCGGCGTCTCGCGTTCCCGGGCAAGGAGAAGCCGAACGTCGAGATCGGCGACGCCCAGGCGGACACGCTCGCGCGCGCGATCGCGCGTCGGCTCGGCATCGCGACCACGCCCGTCGCGGGCTACGAAGATCCGTGGATCCACGCGGTGCAGGAGGAGAACCTGCCCGACGACGTCGATCCGCTCACCGCGTCGCTCCGCGATCCCGAGGCGCGCCGCACGCTCGCGCGCGTGCTCGGTCGCGGCCTCGATCACGTGGTCGGTTACGCGGTGCCGATCGGCCGCGAGGGCGAGCGCTGGGTCACGTCGAAGTGGTCGTTCCGGCGCGGCGCGATGTTCCTCGTGCCCGGCGACAGCCCGATGGGCCTGCGGCTTCCGCTCGATCGGCTGCCGGGATCGCCGCCTCCGTCGTTCGAGAAGGACCCGACGACGCTCGGCGCGTCATTCGTCCCGCGCATGCAGCGCCCGGGCGACATTCGCCCGGTGCATACCCTCGCGACCGACGGAATCCTGCGCACCGCGCTCGTCACCGAGGTGCGCGACGGCGTGATGCACGTGTTCGTGCCGCCGCTCCCGAGCGCCGACGACTTCCTCGAGCTCGTCGCGATCATCGAGGACGCGAGCGTCGAGACCGGTCTGCCGGTGCGCGTCGAGGGCTACGCGCCGCCGCACGATCCGCGCCTCCGTACCTGCGCGGTCACGCCGGATCCCGGCGTGCTCGAGGTGAACGTGCCGTTCACCGATCGCTTCGGCGAGTACGTCTCGACGATGGAGACCATCGCCGACGCGGCGCGACACGCGGGCCTCACGACGATGAAGCTGCAGCTCGACGGGCGCGAGAGCGGCACGGGCGGCGGGCACCACCTGACGCTCGGCGGTCCGACGCCGAACGACTCGCCGTTCTTGCGGCGCCCCGATCTGCTCGCGTCGCTGCTGCGCTATCTGCAGGCGCACCCGTCGCTCTCGTACCTGTTCACCGGGCTCTTCGTCGGTCCGACCTCGCAGGCGCCCCGCATCGACGAGGCGCGCCACGAGTCGCTCTACGAGCTCGAGCTCGCGCTCGCGCGCATCCCGCGTCACGGCTCGAGCGACACGCTGCCGCCGCCGTGGCTCGTCGATCGTCTGCTGCGCAACATCTTGATCGACGTCTCGGGCAACACCCACCGCACCGAGCTCTCGATCGACAAGCTCTGGGATCCGGTGAGCCCGAGCGGGCGCCTCGGCCTCGTCGAGCTGCGCGCGTTCGAGATGCCGCCCCACGAGCGCATGGCGGTCGCGCAGATGCTGCTGGTGCGCGGCGTGATGTCGATGCTCGCCGCGTCGCCATGGGAGAAGCCGCTCGTGCGCTGGGGCAGCGAGCTCCACGACCGCTTCATGCTGCCGCACTACCTGTGGCGCGATCTCGAGGACGTGCTCGCGGACCTCGAGCGCAGCGGCGTGACGATGGACGGGGCGTGGTTCCGGCCCTTCCTCGAGCTGCGCTGTCCGACGCTCGGAACGCTGCAGACGGGCGACGTCTCGCTCGAGCTGCGCGCCGCGATCGAGCCGTGGCCGGTGCTCGGGGACGAGTCGGTCGCGGGCGGCACGGCGCGTCACGTCGACTCGTCGCTCGAGCGCGTCGAGGTGCGCGTCGACGGGCTCGTCGAGGGCCGGCACGCGGTGATGGTCAACGGGCTCATGCTCCCGCTGCGCGCGACCGGTCGCGCCGCGGAGCGCGTCGCGGGCGTTCGCTTCCGCGCGTGGCAGCCGCCCTTCTGCCTGCAGCCGACGATCGGCGTGCACCACCCGCTGCGCTTCGACGTCGTCGACCTCTGGGCGCGTCGCTCGCTCGGGGCGTGCACCTACCACGTGTGGCATCCCGAGGGCCGTGCCTACGACGAGCCTCCGCTCACGCTGGCCGAGGCCGCGGCCCGGCGCGCGGCGCGCTTCACCACGCTCGGTCACGCCCCCTACCCGGTCGTGCCGATCGAGACGAAGGCGCACCCCGATCAGCCGTTCACGCTCGATCTGCGGCGCTATCCCGTCGACCGGCGGGTGAACGGCGGATGA